A portion of the Platichthys flesus chromosome 7, fPlaFle2.1, whole genome shotgun sequence genome contains these proteins:
- the plpbp gene encoding pyridoxal phosphate homeostasis protein, translated as MWKVAMSDEVGKALQSVVERVNQAAARRLKTLPSVPPRLVAVSKTKPPEMVVKAYIQGQRNFGENYVNELVDKASDPLILESCPEIKWHFIGHLQKNNVNKLLAVPNLFLVETVDSAKLADKVNSSWQRIRGASTQRLKVMLQINTSGEQSKHGLPPEETVNTVKHIVSQCSALHLSGLMAIGRYGYNLTLGPNPDFQMLLSRRQEVCDSLKLPLEEMELSMGMSTDFEHAIEVGSTNVRVGSIIFGNRDYPNSAANTPNPSPVPSPAPSPEKTTKAVTEEAAKKMQHLTVSEH; from the exons ATGTGGAAAGTAGCAATGTCGGACGAGGTTGGGAAGGCGCTACAGTCTGTGGTGGAGCGGGTGAACCAGGCGGCTGCACGGCGGCTCAAG ACGCTGCCATCCGTGCCTCCCCGTCTTGTGGCCGTCAGCAAGACCAAACCCCCGGAGATGGTCGTGAAGGCGTACATACAGGGGCAGCGTAACTTTGGAGAAAACTAC GTTAATGAACTCGTGGATAAAGCTTCAGATCCACTG ATTCTAGAATCCTGTCCAGAAATCAAGTGGCACTTCATCGGCCATCTACAGAAGAATAATGTCAACAAACTtttgg CGGTGCCAAACCTGTTTCTCGTGGAGACGGTCGACTCTGCGAAGCTGGCCGATAAGGTCAACAGCTCATGGCAGAGGATCAGGGGAGCCAGCACCcagaggttaaaggtcatgTTGCAGATCAACACCAGTGGAGAACAGA GTAAACATGGCCTCCCACCAGAGGAGACAGTGAATACAGTGAAGCACATTGTGTCCCAGTGCTCCGCCCTGCACCTCTCAGGACTCATGGCCATCGGGCGCTATGGCTACAACCTCACCCTGGGCCCCAACCCGGACTTTCAA ATGCTGCTGAGTCGAAGGCAGGAGGTGTGTGACAGTCTGAAGCTGCCTCTGGAGGAGATGGAACTCAGCATGGGCATGTCCACAGACTTTGAGCATGCG ATCGAGGTGGGCTCCACCAACGTGCGTGTGGGCAGCATCATATTTGGCAACCGGGATTATCCCAACAGTGCAGCAAACACTCCAAATCCCAGTCCAGTACCTAGTCCAGCTCCCAGCCCGGAGAAAACAACCAAGGCGGTGACCGAAGAGGCGGCCAAGAAGATGCAGCACCTCACCGTGTCCGAGCACTGA